The Methanosphaera sp. WGK6 nucleotide sequence AACTACTGTTGATACAGGAGGTGCGTATGAGAATTCCATTGAAACTACTTCACTACATTTGAGTTTTTGTGAGATTATTGCAGTCATTGTGTCAACTCTTTCAGCAACTGCTTCTCTACCAAACATTTGACATCCAATAATTGTTCCATCCATTTTTGCAACAAGTTTAATGTATAATGGTTTACTTCCAGGATAATATCTTGCTCTTGATGATGATTCAAGATTACTTACTACTACATCAATTCCCTGATTTTCTGCAGCTTGTTGAGTTAATCCTACAGCTCCCATTTCCATATCTCCAATTTGAGATACTGTTGCATTAAGTACTGGTTTGAATTCGATGTTATGTCCAGTTAAGTATTTAGCTAGAATTATACCTTGTCTTACTGCTGTTGTTCCTAATGGAGAAAGAGTTATGTCACCAGTTATTGCATCTACTACTTGAACACAGTCCCCTACTGCATATACATTTTCTACTGAAGTTTCCATATGACTGTTTACTTCTATTGCAAATTTACCAAGTTTACATCCGATACTTTCTGCTAAGTCTGTTTGTGGTCTTACACCTGTGGATAATATTACCATGTCTGCTGGTCTTTCTTCACCATCTATTGTTACAGATTCTACTTTTGTTTCACCATTAATTGATTCTACTGCTGAACCTGTGAGTATGGTTATGTTACTATCTTGAAGATGGCTTTGGAATTTATCAGACATTTCTTGATCAAAAGATCTTGGGAATAATTGCGGCATCATTTCAGCTATTGTTACTTCAAGTCCTTTGTTTGCTAATTCAGAACCTAGTTCTAAACCTATAGCTCCCCCACCTACTAGCACTACTCTTTTAGAGTTTTCTGCATATGCTAGTATTTCTTCTCCATCTTCAACTGTTCTTACTTTAAATACTCCTTGAAGGTCTTTTCCAGGAATTGGAGGAATTAATGGTTTTCCACCTGTAGCTATGACTAATTTATCATATTTAAGGTTTTGTTTATTTCCATCTTTATCTTCGTAGACTATTTCTGTAATATCATTGTCTATTGAGGTTACTGTTGTTTCACTCATTACTCTGATATTTTTCTGCATATAGTCTCCTGGTTTATGCATGATGATATCTTCGAATTTTTCTATGTGTCCACCAATTACATATGGTATTGCACATGGAGAATATGCTACATTTTTTTGTGTTGTGAACACTATTATTTGAGATTCTTCATCATATTTTCTTATATTTGATGCAGTGGTTAACCCTGCTGCTCCTGCACCTATAATTACTATATTCAATTATGTCACCTGAAAAAAATTATCTTATTTATATATATGAATTTTATATCTTTTATATTTTAATCTTTTTTTTAGAAATTTTTTAAAAACTTCTATTTATTCTAGCAATCCTCTTAATGTTTCTGCAAATTCGGATTCAACTATTGTTTTTGCACCTAGTGTCTTAGAATGAGCATCCAATTCTGTTACAACATTATCAAAGCCCATATCCCTTAATGGTTTTACTAGTCTTGGACCATCAGTAACAGCGATTGTTTTTCCAGGTATTTTAGTTACATCTATTGCATGAGGTACACCCAGTATTATTGTTAAATCAGAGTTTATATTATTTAATTCTTCTTCTGCTTTTATTCCCGTTACTGGATA carries:
- a CDS encoding NAD(P)/FAD-dependent oxidoreductase, with protein sequence MNIVIIGAGAAGLTTASNIRKYDEESQIIVFTTQKNVAYSPCAIPYVIGGHIEKFEDIIMHKPGDYMQKNIRVMSETTVTSIDNDITEIVYEDKDGNKQNLKYDKLVIATGGKPLIPPIPGKDLQGVFKVRTVEDGEEILAYAENSKRVVLVGGGAIGLELGSELANKGLEVTIAEMMPQLFPRSFDQEMSDKFQSHLQDSNITILTGSAVESINGETKVESVTIDGEERPADMVILSTGVRPQTDLAESIGCKLGKFAIEVNSHMETSVENVYAVGDCVQVVDAITGDITLSPLGTTAVRQGIILAKYLTGHNIEFKPVLNATVSQIGDMEMGAVGLTQQAAENQGIDVVVSNLESSSRARYYPGSKPLYIKLVAKMDGTIIGCQMFGREAVAERVDTMTAIISQKLKCSEVVSMEFSYAPPVSTVVDPIAKAAEDCLEQIEALVPQEVEETTEEKVEEKVDDTQIDDAVETEASENKPEQGQSFTQYLRSQGLIQK